The Streptomyces sp. NBC_00224 genome has a window encoding:
- a CDS encoding winged helix DNA-binding domain-containing protein codes for MVISASALNRATLARQLLLDREPLHAVEGLRRVVALQAQQPASPYIALWNRLRDFDPAQLDTALADRRIVKATLMRVTLHAVHVEDYRSFREAMEPTLRSSRLGDARFRSSGLTADDADDLLPGLLRYAQRPRGSAELGDWFEKRLGRPLEVGAQRMLRQYAPLWHAPTGGPWAFTNRLSYVAAKERPALGDAEAPDEGLRALLLRYLAGFGPASIADMAQFGLVQRPRVRAAVKNLADELEQLQGSDGTVLYDIPGALRPDEDTPAPPRLMAMWDSVLLAYADRSRVIPPAYRKHVTRVNGDVLPTLLVDGQVAGVWRATDGGIEASAFHPLPEHVWEELAAEARSLGAFLAARDPRAYARYDHWWTKGVPAAETRLLPGE; via the coding sequence ATGGTGATCTCCGCGAGTGCCCTCAACCGTGCCACGCTCGCCCGGCAGTTGTTGCTCGACCGTGAGCCGCTACACGCTGTGGAGGGGCTGCGACGCGTGGTCGCCCTCCAGGCGCAGCAGCCCGCATCGCCGTACATCGCGCTGTGGAACCGGCTGCGCGACTTCGACCCGGCCCAACTCGATACGGCGCTCGCCGACCGCCGTATCGTGAAGGCGACCCTCATGCGGGTCACCCTGCACGCGGTCCACGTCGAGGACTACCGGAGCTTTCGCGAGGCCATGGAGCCGACGCTGCGCTCCTCCCGGCTCGGTGACGCGCGCTTCCGTTCGTCCGGGCTCACCGCCGATGACGCCGATGACCTGCTCCCCGGTCTGCTGCGGTACGCCCAGCGGCCGCGCGGCAGCGCCGAGTTGGGGGACTGGTTCGAGAAGCGCCTGGGCCGGCCCCTGGAGGTCGGGGCACAGAGGATGCTGCGGCAGTACGCGCCGCTGTGGCACGCGCCCACGGGCGGGCCCTGGGCGTTCACCAACCGGCTCTCGTACGTCGCTGCGAAAGAGCGGCCCGCCCTGGGGGACGCCGAGGCACCCGACGAGGGGCTGCGGGCCCTGCTCCTGCGCTACCTCGCGGGCTTCGGACCGGCGTCGATCGCCGACATGGCGCAGTTCGGGCTGGTCCAGCGGCCCCGGGTCAGAGCGGCCGTGAAGAACCTCGCGGACGAGTTGGAGCAACTACAGGGCTCCGACGGCACGGTGCTGTACGACATCCCCGGCGCGCTCAGGCCGGATGAGGACACACCCGCACCGCCCCGGCTGATGGCGATGTGGGACAGCGTCCTGCTGGCCTACGCCGACCGCAGCCGCGTGATCCCGCCCGCCTACCGCAAGCACGTGACCCGCGTGAACGGAGATGTGCTGCCCACCCTGCTGGTCGACGGCCAGGTCGCCGGCGTCTGGCGCGCCACCGACGGCGGCATCGAAGCGAGCGCCTTCCACCCCTTGCCGGAGCACGTCTGGGAGGAGTTGGCAGCCGAGGCCCGGTCCCTGGGCGCCTTCCTCGCCGCCCGCGACCCCCGGGCCTACGCCCGCTACGACCACTGGTGGACCAAGGGTGTGCCCGCCGCCGAGACCCGGCTGCTCCCCGGGGAGTGA
- a CDS encoding DUF1992 domain-containing protein, with translation MTERKPPGISVESWVDKQIREAQERGEFAALPGFGKPLPDAAQPYDEMWWIRQKMAREGVTAMLPPALALRKEIEDALATAAKAPSERAVRALLEPLNEKIAAMLRQPPPGPLLGREPIDVDEAVREWREARRQA, from the coding sequence GTGACGGAGCGCAAGCCTCCGGGTATCAGCGTTGAGTCGTGGGTGGACAAGCAGATCCGCGAGGCGCAGGAGCGCGGCGAGTTCGCCGCGCTGCCTGGCTTCGGCAAGCCACTGCCCGATGCCGCGCAGCCGTACGACGAGATGTGGTGGATCCGCCAGAAGATGGCCCGCGAGGGCGTCACCGCGATGCTGCCGCCGGCCCTGGCCCTGCGCAAGGAGATCGAGGACGCGCTGGCCACAGCGGCCAAGGCGCCGTCCGAGCGGGCCGTACGGGCACTTCTGGAACCGCTCAACGAGAAGATCGCCGCCATGCTCAGGCAGCCGCCTCCGGGGCCACTGCTGGGGCGCGAGCCGATCGACGTGGACGAGGCCGTACGCGAGTGGCGCGAGGCACGCCGCCAGGCGTGA